The following are from one region of the Paenibacillus protaetiae genome:
- a CDS encoding Cof-type HAD-IIB family hydrolase, with protein sequence MTKRIVFFDIDGTLLDRNKQLPLSASAAVRQLQSAGHDVVLATGRSPFMLADVARELNIRSYVGFNGQYVVWHGELIYCNPFAPDDLHRLSAFAERNRHPLVYLDHQDMRSSIDNHLDVETCFRSLCYRQPAYDPQFYRNRDIYQTMLFCREGEDEAYRRAFPELQFVRWHPLSLDILPGGGSKANGIKHMLHRLGHHPQDAYAFGDNLNDMEMLGYIGNSVAMGNAPDEVKRIARYVTPEADQHGIARGLRMVGLLPE encoded by the coding sequence ATGACCAAACGTATCGTCTTCTTCGATATCGACGGCACTTTACTGGATCGGAACAAGCAGCTCCCTTTATCAGCATCGGCTGCTGTCCGGCAGCTGCAGTCAGCGGGCCATGATGTTGTACTGGCCACAGGGCGTTCGCCCTTTATGCTGGCAGATGTGGCAAGAGAGCTGAACATCCGCTCCTATGTGGGGTTTAATGGTCAATATGTCGTATGGCATGGCGAGCTTATTTATTGCAATCCGTTCGCGCCGGATGATTTGCACCGGTTATCCGCCTTTGCGGAACGAAACCGTCATCCGCTTGTTTATTTGGACCATCAAGACATGCGCAGCAGCATCGACAACCATCTTGATGTGGAGACCTGTTTCCGTTCTTTGTGCTATAGGCAGCCTGCATATGATCCGCAATTTTACCGGAACCGCGATATTTATCAGACAATGCTTTTTTGCAGGGAAGGAGAGGATGAGGCATACAGAAGGGCTTTCCCTGAGCTGCAATTCGTTCGCTGGCATCCATTATCTCTCGATATATTGCCGGGTGGAGGTTCGAAGGCTAACGGCATCAAGCATATGCTGCATCGGCTTGGGCATCATCCGCAGGATGCGTACGCTTTTGGGGACAATCTGAACGATATGGAGATGCTCGGGTATATTGGAAACAGCGTAGCAATGGGCAATGCACCTGACGAAGTGAAACGGATTGCCCGTTATGTAACGCCAGAGGCCGATCAGCATGGCATTGCCCGCGGTTTACGTATGGTTGGTCTGCTGCCCGAATAA
- a CDS encoding NADP-dependent oxidoreductase yields MEMPKTMKAIRYHTYGGPDVLRLEQVTVPKAAEGEVVVRVHAAGVNPGDWQIRSGLAGDRFELPYTPGWDISGVVASVGEGVTGLKQGDAVYGMTANSGGCAEYVAVPAGHLALKPRSADFVQAAALPQSGFTAWHALFIQGKLEAGHTVLINGAAGGVGHLAVQLARWKGAAVIGAASARNKTFLDRLGVDRFVDYTAVLPPDMVRIADLVLDTAGGDQGSWLLDTLKPGGRLVPIAWGSYSSEQAEKASVIVQQVQYPPIAPVYLQELSQLVDSGQLNVEIDSIFPLEETANAHLKSESRRTRGKIVISII; encoded by the coding sequence ATGGAAATGCCTAAAACGATGAAAGCGATCCGCTACCATACCTACGGAGGGCCAGATGTGCTGCGTTTGGAACAGGTCACCGTACCGAAAGCCGCCGAAGGAGAGGTCGTCGTCCGCGTTCATGCCGCCGGTGTTAATCCTGGCGATTGGCAGATCCGCTCGGGCTTGGCCGGCGACCGGTTTGAGCTGCCTTATACGCCTGGTTGGGACATATCCGGAGTTGTGGCGAGCGTGGGTGAAGGAGTCACCGGCTTGAAGCAAGGCGACGCCGTATACGGCATGACCGCCAACAGCGGGGGCTGCGCGGAATATGTCGCCGTGCCGGCTGGCCATTTGGCGCTGAAGCCCCGTTCAGCCGATTTCGTTCAAGCGGCAGCTTTACCCCAGTCCGGCTTCACCGCTTGGCATGCGCTGTTCATCCAAGGGAAGCTGGAGGCCGGCCATACCGTGCTGATCAACGGTGCCGCCGGAGGCGTCGGTCACCTGGCCGTTCAGTTGGCCCGGTGGAAAGGAGCCGCCGTCATTGGAGCCGCCTCCGCCCGGAACAAAACTTTCCTTGATCGGCTGGGCGTCGACCGGTTCGTAGACTATACGGCTGTGCTGCCGCCGGACATGGTACGGATAGCAGATCTTGTCCTTGATACGGCCGGCGGAGATCAAGGGAGCTGGCTTCTGGACACGCTAAAGCCCGGCGGACGGCTCGTGCCCATTGCATGGGGAAGCTACTCGTCCGAGCAAGCGGAGAAAGCGTCGGTTATCGTCCAACAAGTACAGTATCCGCCGATCGCCCCGGTTTATTTGCAGGAATTATCGCAGCTGGTGGACAGCGGACAGCTGAATGTAGAGATCGACTCGATATTCCCGCTGGAAGAGACGGCTAACGCGCACCTAAAAAGCGAAAGCCGCCGGACGCGCGGCAAAATCGTCATCTCCATAATTTAA
- a CDS encoding TetR/AcrR family transcriptional regulator gives MDNEKNKADRRRIRSHRLLKQSFEQLMREKGFTAMTIQDIADRADVHRGTFYAHFPDKFALLEQSIRDKFRHVLERQLPPDSGWHPESMRVLVRTVLEHVRSLYGRCSPVDTVDPLFERSVRHELTDLLRHWLRELQAARAGWQAPVDTMALMASWAIFGAAVEWSKGSENISVDEMTDRVLTVLTEGAKMGFHA, from the coding sequence ATGGACAATGAAAAAAATAAAGCCGATAGACGGCGGATCCGTTCACATCGGCTGTTAAAGCAGTCGTTCGAGCAGTTAATGCGGGAGAAAGGGTTTACCGCGATGACCATCCAGGATATCGCCGATCGGGCGGATGTGCACCGGGGGACATTTTATGCCCATTTTCCGGACAAATTCGCGCTGCTGGAGCAGTCCATCCGCGATAAGTTCCGCCACGTGCTGGAACGGCAGCTCCCGCCGGATTCCGGCTGGCATCCTGAGTCGATGCGCGTTCTGGTCCGAACGGTGCTGGAACACGTGCGGTCGCTGTATGGCCGCTGCAGTCCGGTCGACACCGTCGACCCGCTGTTCGAGCGATCGGTACGCCACGAGCTTACCGATCTGCTGCGGCACTGGCTTCGGGAGCTGCAAGCAGCCCGGGCCGGCTGGCAGGCTCCTGTTGATACGATGGCGCTTATGGCAAGTTGGGCGATTTTTGGTGCGGCGGTTGAATGGAGCAAAGGCAGCGAAAACATCAGCGTGGACGAGATGACCGACCGGGTACTGACGGTATTAACCGAAGGGGCTAAAATGGGATTCCATGCATAA
- a CDS encoding LysR family transcriptional regulator — protein sequence MELRQLEYFAAVCKEMHFSRAAENLCTTQSNLSQQIKFLENELGLPLFDRIGKRIALTEAGSILLEQCGMIFERIDYVKGAIADLKRMEGGRLDIGILPGDGDLLFDALLVNFHLAYPKLTIQVTETMNVYEEVVEGTRDLGVTTVPSNPDDRISIIPLFHEEFALAIHSDHPLAKSKAIPFEQLQQLKMVMFGPEHQITKILHSCCQARGISIYNPIAAPTLSTLLNFVEQGIGASVLPRLLLDYLNRDNISAVTLLNPTPSQDICLIYRKDKFMGQPAKTFIKELQSFIEVVMEHAGRSSG from the coding sequence ATGGAACTTAGACAGCTTGAATATTTTGCTGCCGTATGCAAGGAGATGCATTTCTCCAGGGCAGCAGAAAACCTGTGTACCACGCAGTCGAATTTGAGCCAGCAAATTAAGTTTTTGGAGAATGAGCTCGGACTGCCTCTATTCGACCGTATCGGCAAGCGGATCGCCTTAACGGAAGCCGGCAGCATTTTATTGGAGCAATGCGGAATGATTTTCGAACGCATTGACTATGTGAAGGGGGCTATAGCCGATCTTAAGCGGATGGAAGGCGGACGGCTGGACATTGGCATATTACCCGGCGATGGCGACCTTCTATTCGACGCGCTTCTAGTCAACTTCCATCTTGCATACCCCAAGCTTACCATTCAAGTAACCGAGACTATGAATGTATATGAAGAGGTTGTTGAGGGCACAAGAGACCTTGGAGTTACGACGGTGCCTTCGAATCCGGACGATCGAATCTCTATCATCCCTTTGTTTCATGAAGAGTTTGCTTTAGCCATCCATTCGGATCACCCGCTTGCGAAATCAAAGGCGATCCCCTTCGAGCAGCTGCAGCAGTTAAAGATGGTCATGTTCGGTCCGGAGCATCAGATTACGAAGATTCTCCATTCTTGCTGCCAAGCAAGAGGCATTTCCATCTACAATCCGATCGCAGCTCCTACGTTATCGACGCTTCTGAATTTCGTCGAACAAGGAATCGGAGCATCGGTGCTTCCACGATTGCTGCTCGATTATTTAAACCGCGATAACATCTCGGCAGTTACGCTGCTCAATCCTACGCCAAGCCAGGATATATGCCTCATTTATCGGAAAGATAAGTTTATGGGGCAGCCCGCAAAAACATTCATAAAAGAATTGCAGTCTTTCATTGAAGTCGTCATGGAGCATGCTGGCCGCTCATCGGGTTAA
- a CDS encoding DinB family protein — MAQSIVNTGKVLRQIVIGQIQSISEAQFDIQPKGFNNTIRWNAGHIIYWMDQYITLSFGLPSAIPAPYGTLFNSGTKPADWTIAPPSKEQLVDMLAEQLARLSELPADGLDKALRTPFEMGPFRFNTAGELFNFALMHEAIHLGVISSLMKASSGGEA; from the coding sequence ATGGCACAATCAATCGTGAACACAGGAAAAGTATTGCGTCAAATTGTAATCGGGCAGATTCAGAGCATTTCGGAGGCGCAATTCGACATTCAACCGAAAGGCTTCAACAATACAATCCGCTGGAATGCCGGCCACATCATTTATTGGATGGACCAATACATCACGTTGTCCTTCGGGCTCCCATCCGCGATTCCTGCACCATACGGGACGCTGTTTAACTCGGGAACGAAACCGGCCGACTGGACGATCGCTCCGCCGTCCAAGGAACAATTGGTCGACATGTTAGCCGAACAGCTAGCCCGTCTTTCGGAGCTGCCGGCTGACGGGCTAGACAAAGCTTTGCGAACGCCGTTTGAAATGGGCCCATTCCGGTTCAACACAGCCGGCGAATTGTTCAACTTCGCTTTGATGCACGAAGCCATTCATCTGGGGGTCATTTCAAGCCTGATGAAAGCAAGCTCGGGAGGCGAAGCGTAG
- a CDS encoding alpha/beta fold hydrolase → MPSFMSDGIELYYEEEGAGFPLVMLHGLMWSGMTFQREIDRLKAHYRVIALDSRGHGKSGKPPVYTWQDHVQDVIALLDTIGIESCYLLGASMGSYIAQGVAIAVPRRIKKLVLIAPKSNGLTSSMQEMLERHAGAMKDLALEDQIGRAFSYMFHNQAAVRKALTDWHTGQVTLNDPQEQAAANKALEGFDFRHDLKNVTAQTLVISGKHDGLNPPERGREVALLIPDSAFVEFQHSGHAPSIEEPERFLEEITNFLASAVESKMSI, encoded by the coding sequence GTGCCTTCGTTTATGTCCGACGGGATTGAACTTTATTATGAAGAAGAAGGCGCCGGGTTCCCTTTGGTCATGCTTCATGGGCTGATGTGGAGCGGAATGACGTTCCAGCGTGAAATAGACCGTTTAAAGGCGCATTATCGCGTTATCGCTTTAGATTCGCGCGGGCATGGGAAATCGGGCAAACCGCCCGTGTATACGTGGCAGGACCACGTACAAGACGTAATTGCTTTGCTGGATACTATCGGTATCGAGTCGTGTTATCTGCTGGGCGCATCAATGGGGAGTTATATTGCCCAAGGGGTCGCCATCGCCGTTCCCCGCAGAATCAAGAAACTGGTGCTCATCGCGCCGAAAAGCAACGGGTTAACCTCTTCTATGCAAGAGATGCTGGAGCGCCATGCGGGAGCAATGAAAGATCTCGCTCTTGAAGATCAAATAGGCCGTGCTTTCAGCTATATGTTTCATAACCAGGCTGCGGTCCGGAAAGCGCTGACCGACTGGCATACCGGACAGGTGACGCTGAACGATCCCCAAGAGCAGGCGGCTGCAAACAAGGCGCTTGAAGGCTTTGATTTTCGGCATGATCTAAAGAACGTTACCGCTCAAACCTTAGTCATCAGCGGCAAACACGACGGTTTGAATCCGCCGGAACGAGGGCGGGAGGTTGCTTTGCTCATTCCCGATTCGGCCTTTGTCGAATTCCAGCATTCCGGCCATGCGCCGAGCATTGAAGAACCCGAACGTTTTCTGGAAGAAATAACGAATTTCCTTGCCTCAGCAGTTGAATCGAAAATGTCCATTTAA
- a CDS encoding S-layer homology domain-containing protein produces MKKKFSKRLLLPLGLSLLLTNAFASAASAAPAVPSAAVAAGYVSAATSGDFDDLAGIDDELKAKIDALLAQGVFQGVGDGTFGIDQNMTRSQFSKVLDLIYNVDVDMAVQTSSFSDVQVSDAANGWAIPYIEAAKKAGLLTGMTTTTYAPSANVTLGQLAAALDRGLGYQPDLTGTPWYADAVQQAISNRILPEGIDGSRIATRADLVVGAFSGQQAYQASTDAADGSATVSSDTSGSRPKLSITQAKQVGAQKFYVGFNLHTDPSTIRLSVTKDGIPVDAQAVPDALNGYTLNLASHVQSGNYVITASSANMPMGTSSATLTAAAETAVKMEWIGSSDTIAKASRVQIPFKITNQFGETMQDASDVSVMATAPAVIDSARMAVIVDTSSPDLQSNQSVVSISLVNEDARISLSKNYKVGTAPLVAKIEMEGALRDNNGEEVPQADGSSSAYHVDFTAYDQYGSSILPSETLLTDQIQAIFTPYNADISAGEVEEAAAGEPGSFSLPILLNWESYDVVAPANYNLQLFWQGASATQVIHVAPAARQIPKTMEIKGSFRDENGQEVTQLFKDIPYHLNLDMYDQQGNKITSLPSLLSALSSTTQLAVSGLDGYGTLTAALAGEPGAFSLPVMFTSARGVNSVMTITLYTATANMSYVDPHILTIPAVAAQLAAAVPAASPPGDLWRRARV; encoded by the coding sequence ATGAAAAAGAAGTTTTCAAAGCGGCTGCTTCTTCCATTAGGATTAAGCTTGCTCTTGACCAATGCATTCGCTTCAGCGGCATCTGCTGCGCCTGCCGTCCCATCCGCCGCGGTAGCCGCAGGATATGTATCCGCCGCAACTTCGGGTGACTTTGATGATCTGGCGGGTATTGACGATGAGCTAAAGGCCAAAATTGATGCTTTGCTGGCCCAAGGCGTATTTCAAGGCGTCGGTGACGGCACCTTTGGTATTGACCAGAACATGACCCGGTCTCAATTCTCTAAAGTTCTTGACCTCATCTACAATGTGGACGTTGATATGGCGGTCCAAACCTCGTCTTTTAGCGATGTGCAAGTAAGCGATGCCGCTAACGGATGGGCGATTCCTTACATTGAAGCGGCGAAAAAAGCGGGACTTCTTACCGGCATGACCACCACGACATATGCGCCAAGCGCAAATGTTACCTTGGGCCAATTGGCGGCTGCGTTGGATCGCGGACTAGGTTATCAGCCCGATTTAACCGGCACACCTTGGTATGCAGATGCCGTTCAACAAGCGATCTCAAACAGAATTTTGCCTGAAGGAATTGACGGATCTCGGATTGCTACACGTGCTGACCTGGTCGTAGGTGCTTTTAGCGGACAACAAGCCTATCAAGCGAGTACAGATGCCGCTGATGGTAGCGCGACTGTATCCTCTGACACTTCAGGCAGCCGTCCGAAGTTGTCTATTACCCAGGCAAAACAAGTAGGCGCCCAAAAATTTTATGTAGGTTTCAATTTGCACACAGACCCATCGACTATCCGCCTGTCTGTCACGAAGGACGGCATCCCGGTGGATGCACAGGCTGTCCCTGATGCGTTAAACGGCTACACTTTAAACCTCGCAAGCCATGTACAAAGCGGAAATTACGTCATTACGGCAAGCAGCGCGAATATGCCAATGGGTACAAGCTCCGCCACCTTGACGGCTGCTGCTGAGACGGCTGTCAAGATGGAATGGATCGGGTCTTCGGATACGATAGCCAAAGCTTCCCGGGTCCAAATTCCGTTTAAGATTACTAATCAGTTCGGCGAAACGATGCAAGATGCATCCGATGTTTCCGTTATGGCTACAGCCCCCGCCGTTATCGACTCGGCTCGCATGGCGGTTATCGTTGATACTTCATCTCCGGACTTACAGTCTAATCAGTCGGTAGTTTCTATCAGCTTGGTGAATGAGGACGCCCGAATTTCACTCTCCAAAAATTACAAGGTTGGAACAGCGCCATTGGTTGCAAAAATAGAAATGGAAGGCGCGCTTCGTGACAACAATGGGGAAGAGGTACCGCAAGCCGATGGTTCCAGCTCGGCTTATCATGTGGACTTCACCGCGTATGATCAATACGGCAGCTCGATATTGCCGTCCGAGACGCTCTTGACGGATCAGATTCAAGCGATCTTCACGCCTTATAACGCCGATATCTCGGCTGGAGAGGTAGAAGAGGCGGCTGCCGGCGAACCTGGCAGCTTCTCGTTGCCGATCTTATTAAATTGGGAGAGCTACGATGTAGTTGCCCCAGCCAATTACAATTTGCAGCTGTTCTGGCAGGGAGCTAGCGCCACTCAGGTTATCCATGTAGCTCCAGCGGCACGGCAAATACCTAAAACAATGGAGATTAAAGGTTCCTTCCGCGATGAGAACGGGCAAGAAGTGACGCAATTGTTTAAGGATATTCCCTATCATTTGAATTTAGATATGTATGATCAACAAGGCAATAAGATAACGTCATTGCCGTCCCTGCTGTCGGCCTTGTCATCCACGACTCAACTCGCCGTATCGGGGCTTGACGGTTATGGGACGCTAACGGCGGCGCTTGCCGGCGAGCCGGGCGCGTTCTCTTTGCCGGTCATGTTCACATCGGCAAGGGGCGTAAACTCGGTAATGACGATTACTTTGTATACGGCCACCGCTAATATGAGTTATGTTGACCCCCATATATTAACAATCCCTGCAGTGGCGGCGCAGCTGGCGGCTGCAGTGCCGGCGGCTAGTCCTCCGGGGGATCTGTGGCGTCGGGCACGAGTGTAA
- a CDS encoding chitobiase/beta-hexosaminidase C-terminal domain-containing protein — translation MASGTSVTLSDATPGATIYYTTDGSTPTVSSAVYSSPISITSAVTIKAIAVKSGYANSGVMSASYQIALPQAEMPSVSMTDSGSMVLVALSTETPGATIYYTTDGNDPSDHPQNDLSTFMYNGPILIASSLTIKAIAVKEGLANSHVLTVPITVDPSVQPFGITALDYLGPDSDDASKSLLKVTFSKAVDLATATNADNYYVQSMSGTEGMPGMPGMGGMPASIAVYSADPGSADNEIILQVDSLADLASGTYITMFVHSIQSKDLSELIQSGAADSYAGFIMP, via the coding sequence GTGGCGTCGGGCACGAGTGTAACGCTGAGTGATGCGACGCCGGGGGCAACGATCTACTACACGACGGATGGAAGCACGCCAACGGTATCCAGTGCAGTGTACAGCTCACCGATCAGTATCACAAGCGCCGTTACCATTAAAGCGATCGCAGTGAAAAGCGGCTACGCTAACAGCGGTGTCATGTCAGCTTCATATCAAATAGCGCTTCCGCAAGCCGAGATGCCTTCCGTGAGCATGACTGACTCGGGCAGTATGGTTCTTGTTGCATTAAGTACGGAAACGCCTGGTGCGACGATTTATTATACGACAGACGGCAACGATCCATCGGATCATCCGCAAAATGACCTGTCCACTTTTATGTACAACGGCCCTATCCTGATCGCGAGCAGCCTTACGATTAAAGCGATCGCCGTAAAAGAAGGTCTGGCAAACAGCCATGTATTGACAGTGCCGATTACGGTAGATCCGAGCGTACAGCCGTTTGGTATCACAGCTCTGGATTATCTTGGCCCGGATTCCGATGATGCATCCAAAAGTCTTCTCAAGGTAACGTTCAGCAAAGCCGTCGATCTGGCTACAGCAACGAATGCGGACAATTATTACGTTCAAAGCATGTCAGGAACGGAAGGAATGCCTGGAATGCCGGGAATGGGAGGCATGCCTGCTTCTATTGCCGTTTACTCAGCCGATCCAGGCAGTGCGGACAACGAAATTATACTGCAAGTCGACAGTCTGGCGGATTTAGCGTCCGGCACTTATATCACGATGTTCGTCCATAGCATTCAGTCGAAGGACTTGAGTGAACTGATCCAGTCCGGTGCTGCCGATAGCTATGCGGGATTTATAATGCCGTAA
- a CDS encoding MATE family efflux transporter, with translation MDAENLHYFEKAPVAKAVAHFAVPMMLGTSMSVIYSILNAYFLGTLHNTAMLTALALTLPLFAIIMALGNLIGMGSGTFISRLMGEKKYDDVKRVSSFAFYSSLLLGLLVIAAGLPLMDPIVHALGATPESFGFTKDYVRIMLLGSPVVVLFFTLENIVRSEGAAITSMTGMILSVVVNMILDALAIFVFHWGVNGVASATVISNLVASAYYAFHMGAKSPFLTISLQWFKATRDILGNVFKIGVPVFIMSVFLGAMSLIFNHFLVEYGDQAVAAFGISSRLLQFPEFILMGLCEGVVPLIAFTFTANKLRMKSTIGFTIKSIVSLAVVFGIIVYLISDNLIGLFTNDAQLIEMGSYILHVTFLSLFITGMTTLFTGIFQATAQGTAAFIMSIIQGVTLIPVLFIANHLSGFHGVVWSLVIADAAAFLVGAAMLFILRNKLEPDLESLAQ, from the coding sequence GTGGATGCAGAAAACCTCCATTACTTTGAAAAAGCACCGGTCGCAAAAGCCGTCGCTCACTTCGCTGTACCGATGATGCTGGGCACGTCAATGAGTGTCATTTATTCCATATTGAACGCGTATTTCCTTGGCACGCTCCACAATACCGCTATGCTAACCGCTCTCGCACTTACGCTGCCGTTATTCGCAATCATTATGGCGCTAGGCAACCTGATCGGCATGGGCAGCGGCACATTCATCTCCCGTTTGATGGGCGAGAAAAAATATGATGACGTTAAGCGTGTGTCTTCATTTGCCTTTTACAGCAGTTTACTTCTCGGCCTTCTCGTCATAGCCGCCGGCCTCCCGTTGATGGATCCAATCGTACACGCACTGGGCGCAACTCCTGAATCCTTCGGATTCACAAAGGACTATGTCAGAATTATGCTGCTTGGCTCGCCGGTTGTCGTATTGTTCTTTACGCTGGAAAACATCGTACGCTCGGAGGGCGCAGCCATCACGTCGATGACCGGTATGATTCTCAGTGTGGTTGTCAATATGATCCTTGATGCGTTAGCCATCTTCGTATTCCATTGGGGCGTGAACGGCGTTGCGTCTGCTACCGTCATTTCGAACTTGGTTGCAAGTGCTTATTACGCCTTCCATATGGGAGCTAAAAGCCCGTTCTTAACAATCTCTCTGCAATGGTTTAAGGCAACCAGGGACATTCTGGGCAATGTATTTAAAATCGGGGTTCCTGTCTTTATTATGAGCGTCTTTTTAGGAGCCATGTCTCTAATCTTTAACCATTTTCTTGTCGAATACGGCGACCAAGCCGTAGCGGCTTTCGGCATTTCATCCCGTTTATTGCAATTTCCTGAGTTTATTCTGATGGGTTTGTGCGAGGGAGTCGTACCGCTTATTGCCTTCACGTTTACAGCTAATAAATTGCGCATGAAGAGCACCATCGGGTTTACGATAAAAAGCATTGTGTCATTAGCTGTCGTGTTCGGCATCATCGTATATCTGATTTCCGATAACTTAATTGGTTTATTTACGAATGACGCGCAATTAATTGAAATGGGCAGCTATATTTTGCATGTTACGTTCCTGTCCTTGTTCATTACGGGAATGACCACGCTGTTCACGGGCATTTTCCAAGCTACAGCGCAAGGAACAGCTGCATTTATTATGTCCATTATTCAAGGCGTTACGCTCATTCCGGTGCTGTTTATCGCCAATCATTTGAGTGGCTTCCATGGGGTAGTCTGGTCGCTCGTCATCGCGGATGCTGCCGCCTTCCTTGTTGGCGCCGCCATGCTGTTTATTTTGCGGAACAAGCTGGAGCCGGATCTGGAGAGCTTAGCGCAGTAG
- a CDS encoding TetR/AcrR family transcriptional regulator — MKKQQPQISEDKILEVSWELLGEDGIEKFSMRRLADRLGIQAPSLYWYFKSKQNLYQRLANDVSKKILEEFHSDGDWKEQLEELAVTVRRVLQRYPCSTQLMMMTLPHEPDIIRFTNRMLLCVESTPLEQAQKMQVVTTLLNYVFYFVLDDYQHERNVSAILEDKREAPGDEMIRLLDTMSETDAGLFRRMFKNGLFELMGTDTAFEFGVRLILLGIEQIMKEQEN; from the coding sequence ATGAAAAAACAGCAGCCTCAGATTTCGGAGGATAAAATTTTAGAAGTGTCCTGGGAGCTTCTGGGAGAGGATGGCATCGAGAAATTCAGCATGAGGCGGTTAGCGGACCGTCTGGGGATTCAGGCTCCCTCTCTGTATTGGTACTTCAAGAGCAAGCAGAATCTTTACCAGCGTCTCGCCAACGATGTATCCAAAAAGATTCTGGAGGAGTTCCACTCCGATGGAGACTGGAAGGAGCAGCTGGAGGAACTCGCGGTAACGGTACGGCGCGTGCTTCAGCGTTACCCTTGCTCCACCCAGCTCATGATGATGACGCTGCCGCATGAACCGGACATTATCCGTTTTACGAACCGGATGCTGCTTTGCGTGGAGTCGACGCCGCTTGAGCAAGCGCAGAAAATGCAAGTGGTGACGACGCTTTTGAACTATGTTTTTTACTTCGTTCTGGACGATTATCAGCATGAGCGCAACGTCTCCGCCATACTTGAGGACAAGAGAGAAGCTCCGGGCGACGAGATGATCCGCCTTCTGGACACGATGAGCGAGACAGATGCGGGGCTGTTCCGGAGAATGTTCAAGAATGGGCTGTTCGAGCTGATGGGGACCGATACGGCGTTTGAATTCGGGGTGAGGCTAATATTGCTCGGGATTGAACAAATCATGAAAGAGCAGGAGAACTAG
- a CDS encoding class I SAM-dependent methyltransferase, which translates to MGNTDKFEMIAAMYDTPERIQIAKLSAEAIGEYVKDAKGKQAIDFGCGTGLVGLNLLHEFNSVLFLDTSPNMIDQVKHKISRLAIQNADTLCFDFEKEGLPDLHADYIFMAQVLLHIPDAEPVLSRLYDVLNEGGHLLIVDFDRNDNVVSDIVRNGFDQAELKELMVKIGYRDVQSNTFYTGNKIFMGQDASMFVLDSRK; encoded by the coding sequence ATGGGAAATACGGACAAATTCGAAATGATCGCCGCCATGTATGATACGCCTGAAAGAATCCAGATCGCGAAGCTTTCAGCGGAGGCTATCGGGGAATACGTGAAGGATGCCAAAGGGAAGCAGGCTATTGATTTTGGCTGCGGGACCGGTCTTGTTGGATTGAACTTGCTGCATGAATTTAATTCGGTGTTATTTCTGGACACATCACCAAACATGATTGATCAAGTTAAGCACAAAATTTCCAGGCTCGCTATTCAGAATGCCGATACGTTATGCTTTGACTTTGAAAAGGAAGGCTTGCCGGATTTGCATGCCGACTATATCTTCATGGCCCAGGTTTTGCTGCATATCCCTGATGCCGAGCCTGTTTTATCCCGGTTATACGATGTTCTGAATGAAGGCGGACACCTGCTGATTGTTGACTTTGACCGGAATGACAATGTCGTGTCGGACATCGTCCGCAACGGATTTGACCAAGCCGAGCTTAAGGAGCTGATGGTGAAAATAGGGTATAGGGATGTGCAGTCCAACACCTTCTATACAGGCAACAAAATATTTATGGGACAGGATGCGTCTATGTTTGTGCTTGATTCCCGGAAATAA
- a CDS encoding phage tail protein, giving the protein MSYIVDFKKVSTVGLESSPAAEALAGLRANEARYFMNKYNHEFTVVPASESQENLDYVNRVLKEERNIVFAAKPLETSHFQVENIQFTYVFYEDGLEVNVMYTVDDPKKRAVGFKLSEGMEVPQELEGKFKFARQKSKLAGTIRGSYFVIKGEYGR; this is encoded by the coding sequence ATGTCATATATCGTTGATTTTAAAAAGGTGTCTACAGTTGGTTTGGAGTCCTCGCCTGCAGCGGAAGCGCTGGCTGGCTTGCGTGCGAATGAAGCCCGATATTTCATGAACAAATACAATCATGAATTTACGGTTGTGCCGGCCAGCGAAAGCCAGGAGAACCTTGATTATGTGAACCGGGTTTTGAAAGAAGAGCGCAACATCGTGTTTGCGGCCAAACCATTGGAAACATCGCATTTTCAAGTGGAGAACATCCAATTCACGTATGTCTTTTATGAAGACGGCCTTGAGGTTAATGTCATGTATACGGTGGATGATCCGAAGAAACGGGCTGTCGGGTTCAAGCTTTCGGAGGGAATGGAAGTGCCGCAGGAACTGGAAGGGAAATTTAAGTTTGCCCGGCAGAAGTCCAAGCTTGCGGGAACGATCCGGGGGTCGTATTTTGTCATCAAAGGCGAATACGGACGTTAA